A stretch of DNA from Candidatus Pseudomonas phytovorans:
TCCAGCAGGTCGGTGGCATGGGTATTCATGTCGCCCATCAGCACTTGATGGCGGTAACCGCCAATCAGCTCGCGGATGTAGCCCAATTGCAGGGCGCGGGTCTTGGCGCCTAGCGCCAAGTGCATCATCACCACGATCAGCGCATCTTCGCCTTCACCGAAACGCACCAGGATCGCCCCGCGGCCGGCCGGGCCGGGCAACGGGTGATCTTCGAGCAATTGCGGCTTCAGGCGGCTAAGCACGCCATTGCTGTGCTGGGCGAAACGCCCGAGATTGCGGTTGAGTTGCTGGTACCAGTAGGGGAAGGCGCCAAGATGAGCCAGGTGCTCGACCTGGTTGACATAACCTGAACGCAGGCTGCCACCGTCGGCTTCTTGCAAGGCCACCAGGTCGAAGTCGCTCAGCAACTCACCGATTTTCTGCAGGTTGCCGGCACGCCCGTTGTGCGGCAGCAGGTGCTGCCAGCTGCGGGTCAGGTAATGCCGGTAGCGCTCGGTGCTGATGCCCACCTGGATATTGAAGCTGAGCAGCCGCAGGCGACCATCCTCGGGCAGGCCAGAGGCCTGCAGGTGATGCTCGTTGACCTGCGGCTGGTGCAGGCCAATGCCACGCGTGGTTCTAAAGCGGGGCATGGGTTACGCCGCCTACTTGGCGGCGCGCTCCTTGTCGATCAGCTGGTCGGCGACGTTCAGCACCCCTTCCGGCCCGCCTGCGGTGCCCAGGTCGAAGCGGTACTTGCCATTGACGACCATGCTCGGTACGCCGGTGATTTCATACTTCTTCGCCAGTTCCTTGGCCTGGTTGACCTGGCCCTTGATGGCGAAAGAGTTGAACGTGGCGAGGAACTTGTCCTTGTCCACACCTTGGGTGGCGAGGAAGTCAGCCATGTCCTTCGGGTCAGTCAGGCGTTTGTGCTGGTTCTGGATGGCGTCGAACACCGCGGCGTGCACCTTGTGCTCGACGCCCATGGCTTCGAGGGTCAGGAACATCTGGCCGTGTGCGTCCCATGGGCCACCGAACATGGCCGGTATGCGCTTGAAGTTGACATCCTGGGGCAGTTTTTCGACCCATGGGTTGATGACCGGCTCGAAGTGGTAGCAATGTGGGCAGCCGTACCAGAACAGCTCGACCACTTCGACCTTGCCAGGCACGGAAACCGGAACAGGGTTGCTCAGCTCAATGTATTCCTTGCCGGCAACAGGCTCGGCGGCCTGAACGGCAGTCATACCAAATACGCTGGCGGCGACCAGCGCAGCGCTGAGAATCAGTTTACGCATGCTTTACTCCTGAGCATTCATGGGTCGCCACGACGCGCCCTGTACTGAGACAGGCCGGGAAGGGCTCGAGTTCTGTAGTGTAACGGCTGCGCACGGAAAAAAGGGCAGCCCAGCCGCCCTTTCATCATTGGCCTACAACATTAACTGAAAGTTAATGCAGGCCCTGGATGTAGCTGGCCAACGCTTCGATATCGTGGTTGCTCAGCTTGCCGGCGATGGTGCGCATGGTCATCGCGTCGCCATCGTTGGTCCGTACGCCCTCG
This window harbors:
- the dsbA gene encoding thiol:disulfide interchange protein DsbA yields the protein MRKLILSAALVAASVFGMTAVQAAEPVAGKEYIELSNPVPVSVPGKVEVVELFWYGCPHCYHFEPVINPWVEKLPQDVNFKRIPAMFGGPWDAHGQMFLTLEAMGVEHKVHAAVFDAIQNQHKRLTDPKDMADFLATQGVDKDKFLATFNSFAIKGQVNQAKELAKKYEITGVPSMVVNGKYRFDLGTAGGPEGVLNVADQLIDKERAAK
- a CDS encoding endonuclease/exonuclease/phosphatase family protein; this encodes MPRFRTTRGIGLHQPQVNEHHLQASGLPEDGRLRLLSFNIQVGISTERYRHYLTRSWQHLLPHNGRAGNLQKIGELLSDFDLVALQEADGGSLRSGYVNQVEHLAHLGAFPYWYQQLNRNLGRFAQHSNGVLSRLKPQLLEDHPLPGPAGRGAILVRFGEGEDALIVVMMHLALGAKTRALQLGYIRELIGGYRHQVLMGDMNTHATDLLEHSPLRDLGLVAPQVEATFPSWRPQRCLDHILLSSSLTLERVEVLARPISDHLPVAVEIRLPDALTVDTLPVLS